The DNA segment ACTCCAGGGTTCTCACActgggccattgcagaagatggggagtgagtgattgtgaggtgagatttctgaaaGTATGGGCTGGGGGaaaattgcagtattttcagaatctctcgcctgaccttagtttatctccatatcactaggtgtttccaaggtgtggagagaagtagtctatctccatatcagtaggtgattacaggTGGAGTTCAGAACTAGCTTGCACCTGATACGGAGTggttttggtgggttcttttaGAAGCCAAGTCACGAGAGACATTTTTGAGCAGGATGAGACAactccttgtaagcaataaacaggtttctcccactttacttctccctttgactgatttcagcttcaaaggttcaTTTGCCCCTGGCTGGGAATATATTtgccccccagagttacaggtgCATGACTTAGAATCTtgaaatgacattttcttttcacttacaACAGCAAATCATCACATTGATACTCGTATTCACactatgtttttctctttttttttcattcccagtATATTTGGCTtagtgcttatttatttatcactctTCTAACCCTATATTAGTTTACTTGGATTTGCTGCCATCTGTTTGCTTAAATACTCCACATTAAAGATATAACATTTTAATTGTTGTATCAATATCAATCTGTTTTCTGTGATTTCAGTGAAGGATTTATCTTTAACAGGAATTGCCATTGCATTTCTCTCATCGTTGTAACTGCATATTCCATtggtaaattttaaataatttttatattggaaAGGACTCAATCAATGAGATATGTGAATgttgtgattttaaaatttttcattagtAAACGCTTCCTTTTATAATACATCTTATACTTATtaattgtattaaaatatatctcagctttatgaaatattttcttgtaaCACTTAGAAAAGTActgattcttttatattttatgtctcTTATTTGAGTAaggcttgtttttgtttgttttttatatggATGAATTATGTGCAGTATTGTGCTAATATTTTATGATAAATTACACAATCCTTTCAGCATTGGTTAAGAGTGAAGTTATATTTCCAAGAAcacttattctcatttttcttcattaagatTATCATCTAAACAGTTTTCTTATAAAGAGATGAATGGGGTAATGACCCCATTCATGGGGTCATAgggtgacttacattcaggtacaGTACTGAATGGGATGCCAAATCTAGATTGAGAACAGACCAAATTAGTTAGACGGAATATATGTTTAGAAATCTGACATCAATATTCCCCTAATTCTTTGAGAACAATATAAATCTTTTGACTAAGACATTAAAGGCTTGcttcacttgtttgttcctcagtgtATAAATAAATGGGTTTAACATGGGATAAATGGAAGTAGTGAGTATTGACACTCCCTTATTAATGGtcatttcatcttttgctgaagatttgatataaacaaagatgcagctgccatacgTCATAGAAACAACGATAATGTGGGACGAACACGTGGAAAAGGCTTTTGTcttctgctgggcagaggggagtccTAGAATGgttctgatgatgtacatgtaggagAGAACCACACACACCAGAGTCATGATAAAGGTCAGTACAGCACAGGCAATAACCATCTCCTCTATTagccatgtatctgagcatgagatcttcagCATAGGGTTTGCATCACAGATaaagtggtcaatggcattagaggcacagaattccagGTCCAGTCCCAAGCTGAGTGGTGGCAATATGATCAACAAAGACatcatccaacagcagaagatCAGCCTTTTGCAGACCCCGTAGTTCATAATGGTCATGTAATtcaggggtttgcagatggctacatatcgatcaaaggacatggtggccaggagaaaaaattctgttactgCGAAAACATCTATAAAAAACAGTTGGCATACACAAGCATTATAGGTAATAGTCCTGTCACCTGTTGATATActgtacaagaatctaggaatgcaggCAGAGATGAACGAGATTTCTAGgaaggaaaaattttggagaaaaatgtacattgcagttttaaggtgagaatccactaatGTGAGGATGATGGTGCTCAGGTTTCCAGTGAAACTCAACATGTAGGTCataagtagaaatataaaaatgataatctgtagctgagggtcatctgtcaatcccagaAGAATGAATCTTGTTAcagatgtgtggtttctcattcctgTGTCCTGACTTTTGCCCAATCAGTTTTTAAAACTGAGCAAAGTATGCTCTGAGAAAATGGTGTGAAAAATGGTTATAATGCATTTTGTTCAGAAAGGCCGAGCAGtgcattttcatgtattttgctTTACTTAATAATGGATTATACATATAATTCATAGTCTTGGTTCTGCTGATAGCTTATAATTAGCTGGATTACAAACTTGACTTTGGAACGTTTTTACTACAACATATTGTATGATAGACATTTTGTATTGCAGCCCAGTGTACATGCTCACAACTCAAAcaaatacatacttacatacatatacCTGAAACAAAATACACTAACCCTTCGGTGCCCTACTTTCTGATGTGTTATATTCTAATgaacctcattaaaaataaacacaaatatctTCATTGATTTTATGTCTAAAACTTGTCTTTACCtgtgtttgaaaaaataattaaaggatTTATGGATTCATTAAAGAATATTGTCTAAGGGaaacataatttttcattatagttttttaaatgtgcactGCCCTTTAAATTTGTACTTTGCAATAGATTCATTCAGAGCAGACTTGTCCcctaaaaatatttactctctcaCTCATCAGAACTTAACTCAGTTTCATGATCTGcttgtaacctttttttcctaaataaatttaaaacatatgAGGTGTGTTTATAACACTATATGTTTCTAGATCCATCTACCTATGTAGTTGAAGACTCTGTTCTACAGCATGAATCACCTTACATGGATTACCTGTGTGGAAAAAATTTTATCTAATTATGTTTTTTTCCCTGTCCATTACTATAGCAGTTTAGCTGATTCTGACCTATATCTGGCTCTCTGTGACTCATTCCTCTGTTTTCTAGTCGGACTGTTCAGAGAAGTCCTTCCAAATTTCCAAAGCCATATTAAGAACTTTCTGTGCTTTTTTCACACTTGGTGCTATCAGAGAATGTAAAAATTTTGTTGGAAATAGGATTTTTATCTTGTTAAAAGTAATAACTATAGGTCTGAAGGTGACTGAGAAAATAGAGTTgattcaagaaaatatttaccCTCTGACCTAGATCAAGTTATATTATTTATCATGTGGAATCAATTTCAAAACTATCCTGACACCTCTTACTTTTACCATCTTCCTAACTCTGATTTAGGATTCCCGTTGGCATTTACAGTTGGTGGAGGACATGCCCTGAGTGGCTCCTGAGTCACACCACAGCCTGACTACACACTCAGCATGCATGTACGTACCTGCATAAGGCCAAAAACTGTTACCTGACTTATCGCTGTTGGGCAGAGTAATAACTATCCTTTATGGATTCCATTCATACTTTCTCAATACATCTTCCAGAAACATATTAACACGAGAGATTTAA comes from the Manis pentadactyla isolate mManPen7 chromosome 10, mManPen7.hap1, whole genome shotgun sequence genome and includes:
- the LOC118933366 gene encoding olfactory receptor 6C2-like, with protein sequence MRNHTSVTRFILLGLTDDPQLQIIIFIFLLMTYMLSFTGNLSTIILTLVDSHLKTAMYIFLQNFSFLEISFISACIPRFLYSISTGDRTITYNACVCQLFFIDVFAVTEFFLLATMSFDRYVAICKPLNYMTIMNYGVCKRLIFCCWMMSLLIILPPLSLGLDLEFCASNAIDHFICDANPMLKISCSDTWLIEEMVIACAVLTFIMTLVCVVLSYMYIIRTILGLPSAQQKTKAFSTCSSHIIVVSMTYGSCIFVYIKSSAKDEMTINKGVSILTTSIYPMLNPFIYTLRNKQVKQAFNVLVKRFILFSKN